A window of the Synechococcus sp. JA-3-3Ab genome harbors these coding sequences:
- the pheS gene encoding phenylalanine--tRNA ligase subunit alpha has protein sequence MQDERDTLRQQLLTLQGEALAQVAQAADLDALEQIRIDYLGKKGKLSKILGGMGKLPPEERPAIGALANTFKEALQSRLDERKRALAEAQLQARLEAERLDVTMPGPRRPLGRIHPLQATIDRMLDIFVGMGYTVVHGPEIETEYYNFEALNTPADHPARDMQDTLYLEKGYLMRTQTSSVQVRYMEQHQPPLRIVHAGRVMRRDSVDATHSAVFHQMEILAVGQNLTFCDLKGTLKEFVTRLLGQRETRFRPSYFPFTEPSAEMDVRFGSKWLEIFGCGMVDPNVFQAVGYDPERYTGFAAGIGVERVAMLLHGIQDIRLFYSSDLRFLSQF, from the coding sequence ATGCAAGACGAACGAGACACGCTTCGCCAACAGCTTCTCACCCTCCAAGGTGAGGCGCTTGCCCAGGTGGCGCAGGCCGCCGATCTGGACGCCTTGGAGCAGATCCGCATCGACTATCTGGGCAAGAAGGGGAAGCTCTCCAAGATCTTGGGGGGCATGGGGAAGCTGCCCCCGGAAGAACGGCCTGCCATTGGCGCTTTGGCCAACACCTTCAAAGAGGCCCTGCAATCTAGGCTGGATGAGCGCAAACGGGCCCTGGCCGAAGCTCAGCTCCAGGCTCGCCTGGAGGCGGAGCGGCTGGACGTCACTATGCCGGGGCCGCGCCGGCCTCTAGGGCGGATTCACCCTTTGCAGGCCACCATCGACCGCATGCTCGATATCTTTGTGGGGATGGGCTACACGGTGGTCCACGGCCCGGAGATCGAGACAGAGTACTACAACTTCGAGGCCCTCAACACCCCCGCCGACCACCCGGCGCGGGACATGCAGGATACCCTCTATTTGGAAAAGGGCTATCTGATGCGCACCCAAACCTCTTCGGTGCAGGTGCGTTATATGGAGCAACACCAGCCGCCCCTGCGCATTGTGCATGCCGGGCGAGTGATGCGCCGCGACAGTGTCGATGCCACCCACTCGGCTGTGTTTCACCAAATGGAAATCTTGGCGGTGGGCCAGAACCTCACCTTTTGCGACCTGAAGGGCACCCTCAAGGAGTTTGTCACTCGCCTGTTGGGCCAGCGAGAAACCCGCTTCCGGCCCAGCTATTTTCCGTTCACGGAGCCTTCTGCCGAGATGGATGTGCGTTTTGGCTCCAAGTGGCTGGAAATTTTTGGCTGCGGCATGGTGGATCCCAATGTATTTCAGGCGGTCGGCTATGACCCGGAGCGCTACACCGGCTTTGCGGCAGGGATCGGCGTTGAGCGGGTGGCCATGCTCTTACATGGCATTCAAGATATCCGCCTGTTCTACAGCAGCGACCTGCGCTTTTTGTCGCAATTTTAG
- a CDS encoding PipX family protein has translation MNELYLNHPTFGLLYGLCRVNEGEAIFTTLYAQRLFFRVYFKPPADDDPSAVEELVFDPISRNEARQVLEEQMRLLRRANRKDELEHLQLVYKRTFS, from the coding sequence ATGAATGAGCTCTATCTAAATCACCCTACATTTGGTTTGCTCTACGGCCTGTGTCGGGTTAACGAAGGTGAGGCCATCTTCACCACCCTTTATGCCCAACGGCTGTTTTTTCGGGTCTACTTCAAGCCCCCCGCTGACGACGACCCCTCTGCTGTGGAAGAATTGGTCTTTGATCCGATTAGCCGCAACGAAGCCCGCCAAGTTCTCGAAGAGCAGATGCGCTTGCTGCGCCGCGCCAATCGCAAAGACGAGCTGGAACATCTGCAGTTGGTTTACAAACGCACCTTCTCTTGA
- a CDS encoding TIGR04376 family protein has protein sequence MKLIEDIIRFLETRLEEFLKAHPEIELQALDEQLRQQEEETRRLRQESLAQKQALSEALAKLGEEIKTWHFRIEKAERANRPDLAEGARRREAELLEKGSRLFNQGKALEEKIQQLEALLPQIARRRQEVKTKLQEVKAAQAKTAAEPAWGFSPWGKPFEEDKLEEEFRRLEMRLEVEKELHDMKKKVGEQQRR, from the coding sequence ATGAAATTGATCGAAGATATCATCCGATTTTTGGAGACCCGCCTAGAGGAATTCCTCAAAGCCCACCCAGAGATCGAGTTGCAAGCCCTCGACGAGCAGTTGCGCCAGCAGGAAGAAGAAACTCGACGGCTGCGGCAGGAAAGCTTGGCCCAGAAGCAAGCCCTGAGCGAAGCTCTCGCCAAGCTGGGCGAGGAGATCAAGACCTGGCACTTTCGCATCGAAAAAGCCGAGCGGGCCAACCGCCCCGACCTGGCCGAAGGGGCGCGTCGACGGGAAGCCGAGCTTTTGGAGAAAGGAAGCCGGTTGTTCAACCAAGGGAAGGCTCTGGAGGAGAAAATCCAGCAACTGGAAGCTCTGCTGCCGCAAATTGCCCGGCGCCGCCAAGAGGTGAAAACCAAGCTGCAAGAAGTCAAGGCCGCCCAAGCCAAAACTGCCGCCGAGCCGGCTTGGGGCTTCAGCCCCTGGGGAAAACCGTTTGAGGAAGATAAGTTGGAGGAGGAATTTCGCCGGCTGGAGATGCGGCTAGAGGTAGAGAAGGAATTGCATGACATGAAGAAAAAGGTGGGGGAACAGCAGCGGCGGTAG